The sequence below is a genomic window from Candidatus Woesearchaeota archaeon.
AGGTTTAACGTAAGACTATTTCGTTACCATCATCTTCCTCGTTGCTGTACCTTCTGGCGTTTGTAAGCTATAGACATACACTCCTGAAGGAACTCCTTGTGCATTCCAGGTGACAGCATGCTTTCCAGGTGAAAGAACACCCTCTTGAAGTATTTGAAGGATTCTTCCTGAAAGGTCATACACACCAACACGGCCACGCATCTCGTAGGGTACTTCAAAGAGGATGGTTGTTCTTGGGTTGAAGGGATTTGGAGCATTCTGACTGAGATACAGTCTTCCTTCTAATGAAGGTCCATTCCCTCCATGAATGCCAACCATAGGATCATCGCTAGGAACATACCCATACTCTCCGGTGTGATGCCGATCGTGCATAAACATTGGCCATGGCTGCATTGCAGAATCAGAATTCCATGTGTTTGATCCTAGATCCCAACAATAAAAGTTACCATCCCATGATCCAACCATCAGTTCGGTGTGACCATCATTATCAATATCTCCTACTGCCGGGGAAGATCCAATCTCTCTCCCTGTGGGGATGGGAAATTCTGGTGAAAGATACGAACCATCGTCATTAAACGCATGGACATAACCATCTATTGAGCCAATAGCAATATCTAATCTTCCGTCGTTATTTAAATCAGCAATAGCAGGTGAATTCGAAATTTGTGTGCCAAGAAGTTTTGGCCATGCAGGATTTAAGTAAGACCCATCCAACTTGAGAATATGGAGTTGCCCATTATCATAGGAAGCAATTACCATTTCTAAAGTCCCATTCTTATCAAAATCTGCCAATGCAGCAGGTGAACCTCGCATTGAGCTTCCTAATGGTTTTGGCCATGCTGGGCTATAATTCTCACCGGTTTTTCCATTAAGGACATAGAGTAAACTATCGCTAGAACCAATGATTACTTCTAAACTTCCATTGCCATCGAGATCTCCAATAGAGGGTGATGATTCTACTGACCCTCCGGTTATTCTCTGCCAAAGAGGGGTTCCATCATGATTAAACGCATAAATGGTTTTACTTGGATTTGATCCAAGAACAATCTCCATTTGACCATCGTTATCGATATCTGCAGTCGCAGGAGTTGTAGCTAAGACATTGTTTTCGCCAGTATTTACTGGCCAGCCAGGTAAATCAGTCCCATCGTGTTTTTTGATATAGAGTTTACCGTCATAGGAGTTGAAGATGTTTTCCAATTGGCCATCTCCATCTAAATTTCGAAGTGAAGGTGATCCAATAACCCAATCTTTGGTATTATACGGTGTACCAGGCATATTTGCACCATCCAGTGAAAAGGCATAGACTTTAGTATCATCGGATCCTGCAGTTATTTCTACCTCACCAGCACGATCAATATTCCCTATAGCAGGAGATGTTCCAACCCTATCTCCCGCATATTTTGGTTCAGTAACGAACTCTCCTCTAGAATTAACTACATACATACCACCATTCCAAGAGCCAAATGCAATGAGAGACTCTCCGTTCGGTTGTTGGTATAGGGTTGGTGAGGATTCTATTGGTTCGCCAGTATTGATGGGAAATCCCGGTTGCGTAGTGATCACAAGTGCCTGAGCTGGTTGGGCATTAAAGCCAGAAGAGAGTGCCAGAAAAGGCAATGCCCGGGAAATAGTTCTCAATGGTCCTGAACTCATAATGTTTTGATACACTTGTTGCATGTCCATTTATTTCACCTCCACGGTGATCTTTTTAGGTGATCTGGGATAATGACCGTCTCGAGGATTTGGGGGTAAATCAGGATCCGTTACAATCTGATTTCTATTATTATCATACCATATTTCGACATTATACACATAGCTTCCTTTCTGTGCTGTTACGGGTGGTTGCACGCCGATGAGAAATACATGTTTCTCGATTTGCTTAATCTTTACGTCTTGATTGAGCTCCACAGAACTTACCCAGCTCATGGCTTGGTCTGGAGCTATATTGATCGGCGTCCTATTTTCGGTGTAGCTTCTTTAAACTCGAGGTTCAATTCAAACATATCCATACTGCTCAGCACATTCATCACACCAACACTGAAAAGAGCGAGTTCTCCTGGTGCAACCTCTTGTGTATCAATAGGTACGGAAACTCGATTCGTATCCGTCAATAGTTGTTCGGTCTGTCGTTCCATTCGTGCCTGGATTGCCTCAACGCTTTCCTTACTACTCCCAAGCATCTTACTTACAGCAACAAAGGCAAATCCTAGAATGGCTATCATCAGAATCAGCAACACAAGATAAGTTACCGAGAGCTCAATACCTTTTTTATTGCATACACATCGCTGAGAAAAAGAACGTTCGCTGCCTTTATTTGTTTGTATAGGCTTCACAAATAGTTGATTAATGTGAAGAATCTATAAAAACCTTTCTATTTTTTGTTACTTAGTTGGGGTAAGAAGGATTTTCGAAGAAGAAATTAAAGAAACAAAAAGAAAAAATAAACCTAAGACACGCTGATAATCTTCACTGCGTCAGCTGCAACAATACCACCCGTACTGGGGAAGATCGCTACTCCTTGTAATTCTGAATCATCAAAGGTATATCTTCCTAAGTAAATCCATTGATCTCCTGGCGTGCTCTGATCAACATATTTGGTTGTTAGACCGTACTTGTGTTTGATCATGTACTTTGCTGCCGTACTCATCTGTGGGCTCCATGGATGATCGAATTTCCAAGCATAGACATCATACCGGCTGAGTAAACTGTGGACTTCCCAATAGACATAACTACTACTGCCACTTGCCGTATGGTACCATGTATTGCCATCAATCGCATCAGGGTAATTAATGCTCTGCCAGCCTGCGGTAATGACCATGTCATCACTCGGAACAATACCAGTAACTTCTGCTAATGGCCCATATCCCATGCCATTCAGTAAAGCAGCACCGCCATTAAACCACCCTCCTTGGTTGTCAAGGACTTCACTGCAATCTGGCTTGATGCAATCTCCCTCGCACGTAGGCGTAATGTTGAAATCCCAAGTGTTCTGGATACCCTGGTAACAGTATAAATTATAATTAATATCAAGCCCATTGTTCTGGTTATGGATGGTGTTGCCCCACATCACATTGTTTTGTGAATTATCCATATAGAGACCCCATCCTTCAAGAACTTCATCACCAACAGTTCGAGAACTTGAATTAACAGAGTTGCCCGTAATGCTGTTTAAATCTCCTCGGGTAATAATCACTGCAAGGAAATTATCCTCAAAGGTATTATTCGTTACTTCGTTATATTCTGATCCCCCCACATATCCACCGAGTTCGATGGCTGTCCAGAAACCCGTAAACGTATTGTTAATATATCTGTTGTAGAGCGATTGGTCAGTATTAGAAATGGCCATGCCGAGACCACCAGCGTTTCCTACAAAGACATTATTTCTGACGGTATTTGAATCAGAATGAACGTTGAGCCCAATCGTTTCAGTACTTACCGTAAACCTATTCCCCTCAAAGGTGTTCGAAGGTCCATTTAAGCCTACTTCTGCATTGAATACATTGTTTCTTACCAAATTGTTGGCTGAGCCAGCTATCAATTCAAAGACGTTTTGTAAGGTGTTGCCTTCAACAATGCTATTATTAACACCTTCTAAGAAGAGGTTACTGTAGCCAAAATTCCTAATAGCACAATTCTTAATACTAATCCCTGATTTGCTATTTGCGTAAATTCCATCCAAATATCCATTTCCATTAATTGTATATCCCTGACAATCTAAGGTAATATCATTAGCACCGATAGTTATACACGGTGATCTATCAGCAGTAATATTTCCTATAAGAACACTATTGTCGTAGATGGTTCGACAACCGGTGACTTCGACACCATAAACATTAACCACACTCACTAAGAGAACTAGCATTAATAGCCATAGTTTTTTCATTCTTCCACCCCTCAGCGATATTTACTACTGTCTTAAGACGAATTAGTATATAAATCTGTCGGTTTTTTCCTGTTCCGTATTTTCTTCAATGCTAAATCGAAAGGTTAATATAGTTCTGTCATTGGGGAATAGAAAGTAACAAAAGGGGAAGATGATTATAGAACACCGACGGTTAGGGAGAAGAGGGGGGACAAAATGGTTGATATTTTCTTTGATAGTTATGATATTGTCTATGCTCTATTTTTTCGAGTATAATAACAAGGCACTGTGGAATCCTACGATTACCGGTCATGTTGTTGACCAACCATCTATTGATGTTTTACAAGCAAATCTTGAAACGACCTTACAAAACGACGTCCACAGTACGAATATAGAGATAAAGAGTATTTCACAAAATTTAGACGGTTTATACGAGTTGAACGTGAGCTTTGTTTCCTCGCTCAATGAAGAGCAGGGCTTTATTACCTTTCATGGATTAAATGACCCATCGAAGATTGCCAGCATAGAGAGCGGACACTACGGAAGATTCAGTAGTGATATTGTCTTTGTTAATGTCGGTGATGCTACCTTCACGAGTGCCACAATAAGATTACCAACCTATGCACCAACAACCAAGCTATTGAAATGTGAAAATTTCTATTGGAACAGCCAAGCCTTTAATTGTTCTCAATGGCAGAATGTCAGTATTCCATTTCAGGAAGTCGAGGGAGGGATTCTGTTCAATGTGTCGTCCTTCTCAGGATATGTAGGTACTAGCTATACCTATGATAATTTTGAAGCGAGTTTTACAAATTATTGTAATGATCCTCCCAGTTCAATATGGAGTGGTTCCATCTGTTCGACTGGCGCAGGGAGTTTCAACATTATTCAAGATGTAAATTTTGCATTTCTTGACAAGAAATATGGCAATGTGAGCAAGTCAAATTCGGAGAATAGCTCCTTAATCAATGTGTTTGTTTATGACAGTTCGCTCAAGACTTTTGTGTATGAATCCGTGTTGAATGCTCGTGTGTATGTAAATGTACAATCATTGAACATAGGAACAGGGAACAATATGTGGAAGTTCCTTGATTTTGGTGATAGCAATGCAGATTCTCAGGCATTTTTGTATTTTGACGAGAATGAGAGTTTAGGATGTGGGTATTATGCTGGTTCTGGTACCGGGACATTAACGGCATGTCCGAATCAGGTTCTTCAAAATCTAACGCTAGGACAGTGGTCTGCTGTGGAACTCCACTACAACAAAACAGGAAGATTACAATGTTGGCTTAATTCATCTTTGTTTTGTAATGCCTCTAGCCTTTCGGTGAATAATGAAGCTATCCGTTACTGGACATTGGGAGTAAGTAAAGGTTCAACGAATAATGCGACGGGTACATTATTGTTTGACGAATATCGTGCAGCAGCAAGTGATATAGGCGCGTACCCCTCAATAAGCAATATAACGGTAAGCAACCTATCAGTTTACGACGACCAGAATTTTTCTTTATGGGCATTGATAAGTGATCCGGATGCAGGTGATAGTATTCAGACAGCGTATGTCAACAAAAGCAGTAGCGAGTTGTTTCTCTTTCCAGAGTTGTCTCCTGAAAGTCGTGCAGGCACCTTGACCTTGCAGGCTGGCAATAATTATTCGCTGATAGTAAACGAGTCTTTGTATGACAAAAACCCTAGTTCTTCCTCCTTTACTCTCAACCTCTTTATTTTCGCCAATGACTCAGTGGGACAGGTGCAGAAAGGGACAGCAAGTATAACGGTTCTTGATGGCAACCCAACGGTTTCACTTGACACTCCGCCAGCTCTATGGAGCAATACCGGGAATATGACCCTAAACTGTAGTGCAACTGATCCGAGTAACAATCTCTATAATATCTCTTTATACACGAACCAGAGTGGCGTAGCTGCTATTAACCAAACGCAGAACATCAGTGGGAATGCATCGTCAGTCTCGTTTAATCTGACGAATCTTGGTGAAGGCGTGTACGGATGGAACTGTGAAGCTTATGATACTGAATCGTTGGATGGCGATGCAGCCAATAGTGATACGGGAGATGTTAATAAAACCTTTACCGTGGACATGACCTCACCGGGAAGCATTACCAACCTGACGAACGAAAGTGCGAGTTTAAATTGGATTAAGTGGAACTGGAGCAATCCAACAAACGACGACTTTAACCATACTGAAGTGTGGCTGAACAATAGCTGGCTGGCAAATGTGAGTTCTCCTACGAACAATTATGTTGCTACGGGTTTAACCAATACGACAAATTACACGGTGAGCATCCGAACCGTGGATCATGCCGGGAATGTCAACACGACGTTTGTGAATAATACGGTTAGTACCAATGCCGAGCCAGATACGACACCACCAAGTACGATAACTGATCTGACGAATGTTTCAGTAACTGATTCGAGCATTACGTGGAACTGGACTAACCCGAATGAAAGTGACTACAATCATGTTGAGCTTTACGTAAATGGCAGCTTTGTGGCAAACGTGAGTTACACGATGCACAACTACACCGGTACTGGATTACAGAACAACACGAACTACATGTTAAGCACACGAACCGTTGATCATAGCGGCAACATCAACACCACATGGATCAACCATACTGTTGCAACCGCCATCGATACGACTGCACCGGGAACCATTAGCAACTTACTGGTTATCAACCGAGATTCGAGCTGGTTACAATGGAACTGGAGCAATGCGAATGGTGATTATAACCACAGTTTAGTGTACCTTAATGGCAGTTATGTCAGTGCTGTGTATGCACCGGATCATCAGTACACAGCGTCTAACTTATTAGCAAACAGCGTCTATATGTTGAGCCTGTTGAGCGTGGATCATTACGGCAATGTTAATACAACCTGGATAAATAACAGTGCGCAGACTAATGCGAGTTACTGTGGTGATGTCCGTTGTGACACCGGAGAAAGTTGTTCTTCGTGTCCAGTAGATTGTGGTGAATGTCCGGTGGGAGAGCAGGTTGGTGGTAATGCACCTGTTGTTACGATCGTGCAAACCGAACCAAAGGTTTCGAGAGCGTGGGATAAACTCGATCCAAATGCTGAAATAACCTGGAGGATCTATGATAACACTATTGCAATTAAAGAGTTGTCGTTCACCACTAAAAAGGCAATGGAACACCCAGAGATCAGCATAACCACGTATGCCAATAGGCCGGTAGGGTTGTATGAAAGTGTTTCAGGCTTGTTGTATTATTATCTACAGGTGCAGACCAAGAACATGGACAGCAGTTCGTTGAAAGATCTTAGCTTTCAGGTTGCTGTTGAGAAGGCATGGCTGGATGCTAACCAGTTAGCTGCTGCTGATGTTGTTGTCTATCGTTATACCAGTGATTGGGTAGCTCTGCCCACCAGCAAGAAGGATGAGAATTCTTTGGTGGTTACCTATACCGCTGAAACACCAGGCTTCAGCTACTTTGCGATTGCCGGTAAGAAACCAGAGCCCATCGTCATACCACCAGAGGAAGAGGAACCAGCGCCTGTTATCGAGGTACTGCCACCGGTGCACGACGTTCCACCGAAAGAACCAGAAATTGAGCGTCCATTGGTTGTGCCGAGTAATACGAGTGAACCTCGACCAGAGCCATGGAGATTTATCATACCTGAGGGGGATCTCTTGATGCTCCTTGGGTTTACGGCCTTACTCATTGTGTTCAGTGGTGTTAAGTACCTAAGGCAAAAGAAAAAAAAGGTGTTGACCAATGACCAGACCCTTTAATTTCCCAAAAGAAAAACAACAATGTGTATGCTGTGGAAGGAAAAGCACAGGTAAAAACAAGCAACGTCTCGCTGTTTGTGAGTTTCATAACCAAACAATAAAGAAGTACTCTCGGTACGAAGTGATTAAAATCTATGAAAAGGTTTTGGCTGGCTATCGGAAAAGATTCCCTGTATCCTTTTGGAAGTTTGATGGGAAACGCCATGCCAGAATATTGATTCGATATTTGATTGAAGAGAAATTACGATTAAAAAAAAGAGAACAAATTCCTTTGCGGCTTACTTACGATTTGCTTCGAGAATATAAGTTACTTAGCATATATTTAACTTGTTTTCAGTCATTGTATACCCTTTTGGATAATGCCTATCCAGGACGATTTAAGCCATGGGAATTCGAAGTGACTACGCGAGGATTTTGGCGAGGAAAAGAAGGTCGAGAGCATGCCAAAGCAGCTCTCCGTTGGTTCGTTGAAAAGAGGTTAAAGATCCCCCTTCATGAAGTTCCGTTACACATCAATATTAAAACACTCACTGCACACGGTTTAAGCGGGTTGTTAGGCCGCACCACCCCGTATCAGTCACAATGGGAGCTTGTTAATGACACGTACCCTGGTCTTTTTAAGCCATGGGATTTTAAAGTCATCAAAAGAAGCTATTGGCAGGGAGAACAAGGGAAACGTCATATACGCGAAGCAACAAAATGGCTGATTGAAGAGAAATTAAAGATCCCTCTAGATCAAATACCCACAACCATAACCGTATACCATTTCAAAAAACACCGGTTAAATGGGGCACTTTCTGTTTGTGGTAATTCTCCTGCCGCAGTTATAGAGAATGCCTACCCTGGTCTTTTTAAGCCGTGGGATTTTAAAGTCATCAAAAGAGGCTATTGGCAAGGAGAACAAGGAAAACGTCATGCAGGGGAAGCAACACGATGGCTGATTGAAGAAAAATTAAAGATCCCTCTAGATCAAATACCCACAACCATAACAACATACACGTTCTATGACCAGCGGTTAACGGGGGTACTCTCCGCTTGTCGTCGTTCTATCTATGGAGTTATTAACAATGCGTATCCTGGTAGATTTAAACCTGAGGACTTTGCCAGAAAAAGGAACGAAAAAGGACAAATTATAGTTAAAGCCAGTTCTCCTGTGTGCACAAGAGTCGTACAATCTTAATAAACCCCTAGCGTAACTTCTTTAGACATAGCGGGGTGAAGTATCATGAAATGGCAGATAGTTGTATTGGCATTACTTGTACTCATGCCATCTGTTTTCGCTTATGGGTTTAATGACACCATCAGCGATGAGGATAAAGCAACATTCGATGAGATATTAGTTCCGGTAATGAAAATCTACGATTTTGTGAAGTATAGTGCAACGGTCATTGCGGTCGTGGTCTTACTGTTTGCAGGAGTGAAATTTATGATGCATGGCAATGATCCGCGGCAGCGAGATGATGCAAAGCATATGGCAATGTATGTCGTTATCGGATTAGTCATTATCTGGGGAGCTCCCCTGATCGTTGAATATATAATCGCATGATGAAACCATGGATATACCTTGTAACTATAGTACTGTTCAGTATCCAGGGTATTGCAGTCGATTGTTCATGGTTTCTAGATCAAACCGATTGCAATGCAATCTTAGCGAGTAATCTGACTGATGATGAAAAAGAACTTGCCGTTGTTAATTTGTTATATACGGATTATTATGTGGCCAATCATACTTTTATTCAGAACTGGAATACCGGGTTAGATATCACTGAACCACCTGAGAACGTGATGGTAGCTAAT
It includes:
- a CDS encoding T9SS type A sorting domain-containing protein; this translates as MDMQQVYQNIMSSGPLRTISRALPFLALSSGFNAQPAQALVITTQPGFPINTGEPIESSPTLYQQPNGESLIAFGSWNGGMYVVNSRGEFVTEPKYAGDRVGTSPAIGNIDRAGEVEITAGSDDTKVYAFSLDGANMPGTPYNTKDWVIGSPSLRNLDGDGQLENIFNSYDGKLYIKKHDGTDLPGWPVNTGENNVLATTPATADIDNDGQMEIVLGSNPSKTIYAFNHDGTPLWQRITGGSVESSPSIGDLDGNGSLEVIIGSSDSLLYVLNGKTGENYSPAWPKPLGSSMRGSPAALADFDKNGTLEMVIASYDNGQLHILKLDGSYLNPAWPKLLGTQISNSPAIADLNNDGRLDIAIGSIDGYVHAFNDDGSYLSPEFPIPTGREIGSSPAVGDIDNDGHTELMVGSWDGNFYCWDLGSNTWNSDSAMQPWPMFMHDRHHTGEYGYVPSDDPMVGIHGGNGPSLEGRLYLSQNAPNPFNPRTTILFEVPYEMRGRVGVYDLSGRILQILQEGVLSPGKHAVTWNAQGVPSGVYVYSLQTPEGTATRKMMVTK
- a CDS encoding right-handed parallel beta-helix repeat-containing protein gives rise to the protein MKKLWLLMLVLLVSVVNVYGVEVTGCRTIYDNSVLIGNITADRSPCITIGANDITLDCQGYTINGNGYLDGIYANSKSGISIKNCAIRNFGYSNLFLEGVNNSIVEGNTLQNVFELIAGSANNLVRNNVFNAEVGLNGPSNTFEGNRFTVSTETIGLNVHSDSNTVRNNVFVGNAGGLGMAISNTDQSLYNRYINNTFTGFWTAIELGGYVGGSEYNEVTNNTFEDNFLAVIITRGDLNSITGNSVNSSSRTVGDEVLEGWGLYMDNSQNNVMWGNTIHNQNNGLDINYNLYCYQGIQNTWDFNITPTCEGDCIKPDCSEVLDNQGGWFNGGAALLNGMGYGPLAEVTGIVPSDDMVITAGWQSINYPDAIDGNTWYHTASGSSSYVYWEVHSLLSRYDVYAWKFDHPWSPQMSTAAKYMIKHKYGLTTKYVDQSTPGDQWIYLGRYTFDDSELQGVAIFPSTGGIVAADAVKIISVS
- a CDS encoding PGF-pre-PGF domain-containing protein, which gives rise to MLYFFEYNNKALWNPTITGHVVDQPSIDVLQANLETTLQNDVHSTNIEIKSISQNLDGLYELNVSFVSSLNEEQGFITFHGLNDPSKIASIESGHYGRFSSDIVFVNVGDATFTSATIRLPTYAPTTKLLKCENFYWNSQAFNCSQWQNVSIPFQEVEGGILFNVSSFSGYVGTSYTYDNFEASFTNYCNDPPSSIWSGSICSTGAGSFNIIQDVNFAFLDKKYGNVSKSNSENSSLINVFVYDSSLKTFVYESVLNARVYVNVQSLNIGTGNNMWKFLDFGDSNADSQAFLYFDENESLGCGYYAGSGTGTLTACPNQVLQNLTLGQWSAVELHYNKTGRLQCWLNSSLFCNASSLSVNNEAIRYWTLGVSKGSTNNATGTLLFDEYRAAASDIGAYPSISNITVSNLSVYDDQNFSLWALISDPDAGDSIQTAYVNKSSSELFLFPELSPESRAGTLTLQAGNNYSLIVNESLYDKNPSSSSFTLNLFIFANDSVGQVQKGTASITVLDGNPTVSLDTPPALWSNTGNMTLNCSATDPSNNLYNISLYTNQSGVAAINQTQNISGNASSVSFNLTNLGEGVYGWNCEAYDTESLDGDAANSDTGDVNKTFTVDMTSPGSITNLTNESASLNWIKWNWSNPTNDDFNHTEVWLNNSWLANVSSPTNNYVATGLTNTTNYTVSIRTVDHAGNVNTTFVNNTVSTNAEPDTTPPSTITDLTNVSVTDSSITWNWTNPNESDYNHVELYVNGSFVANVSYTMHNYTGTGLQNNTNYMLSTRTVDHSGNINTTWINHTVATAIDTTAPGTISNLLVINRDSSWLQWNWSNANGDYNHSLVYLNGSYVSAVYAPDHQYTASNLLANSVYMLSLLSVDHYGNVNTTWINNSAQTNASYCGDVRCDTGESCSSCPVDCGECPVGEQVGGNAPVVTIVQTEPKVSRAWDKLDPNAEITWRIYDNTIAIKELSFTTKKAMEHPEISITTYANRPVGLYESVSGLLYYYLQVQTKNMDSSSLKDLSFQVAVEKAWLDANQLAAADVVVYRYTSDWVALPTSKKDENSLVVTYTAETPGFSYFAIAGKKPEPIVIPPEEEEPAPVIEVLPPVHDVPPKEPEIERPLVVPSNTSEPRPEPWRFIIPEGDLLMLLGFTALLIVFSGVKYLRQKKKKVLTNDQTL
- a CDS encoding DUF4046 domain-containing protein, which encodes MTRPFNFPKEKQQCVCCGRKSTGKNKQRLAVCEFHNQTIKKYSRYEVIKIYEKVLAGYRKRFPVSFWKFDGKRHARILIRYLIEEKLRLKKREQIPLRLTYDLLREYKLLSIYLTCFQSLYTLLDNAYPGRFKPWEFEVTTRGFWRGKEGREHAKAALRWFVEKRLKIPLHEVPLHINIKTLTAHGLSGLLGRTTPYQSQWELVNDTYPGLFKPWDFKVIKRSYWQGEQGKRHIREATKWLIEEKLKIPLDQIPTTITVYHFKKHRLNGALSVCGNSPAAVIENAYPGLFKPWDFKVIKRGYWQGEQGKRHAGEATRWLIEEKLKIPLDQIPTTITTYTFYDQRLTGVLSACRRSIYGVINNAYPGRFKPEDFARKRNEKGQIIVKASSPVCTRVVQS
- a CDS encoding TrbC/VirB2 family protein codes for the protein MKWQIVVLALLVLMPSVFAYGFNDTISDEDKATFDEILVPVMKIYDFVKYSATVIAVVVLLFAGVKFMMHGNDPRQRDDAKHMAMYVVIGLVIIWGAPLIVEYIIA